A window of Deltaproteobacteria bacterium genomic DNA:
CAGGGACGTCGCCAAGCCGTGAAAGACCTGTGAAATCGTCATCGGGTTCACATGCCTGTTGGCGGTAAAGGAGAAGACGGGAGCGTCAGGCGCAAGAGGCCCCCGGTCGGCCTCGAACTGGTCAAGGTACTCGGAAAGACGTTCCGCCAAGCGTGGCCCCATCGGAACGAGCCGGCTCTTGGAGAACTTCGTATGACGAATGATGAGCAGGCGACGGGAAAGGTCCACGTCGGAACGGCAAAGACACGCGACCTCCCCCACCCGGAGACCGAGACCAAAGAGGAGCGCGAAGATCATGGGATAGACGCGACCCCGTCCGACTCCGCGGGGATTATCGGGCAGGCGCTCGGCTGCTTCCAGGAGCCGCTTCGCAGCCGGAACATCGAACAGAAACGGTGTCCGATACGAGGTGGCGCGCCGGGGACGGGTCTGAACGGGGTTCCGGGAGAGTGTACCTTGGGCGATCATCCACCCGAACAACCGCCGTGTAACACCGAGCAGGTGGTTGTAGCTCCGGGGCCGGGTACGTCGCCGGGTGGCAAGAAATGCTTCCACGACCGCCGGGGTGATTGCGTCGATGGTTGCGATCCCCTGGTTAACAAGATAACGGTCGAAAAGTCTAAGGGCCGCCTCCTCGGTCCAGAATCTGCGTCCCAGGGCGCGCTTGTGAGCAAGGAAGGCTTTGATCGTATCGGCCAAGGGGCTCTTGAAGTCCGTCCATCGGCGCTTCATGAGATCTCCTCCCCCGGTCCCAGCGCCACCTCTCGAAGGCTCTCCACGTCCAGCTTGGTGTAGATCTCGGTGGAATCTGGGGACCGGTGCCCCACGTAATCGCCGATGGTCTTTAAGGAGAAGTGGGCGTCCACCAGCCGTTGGACGCAGGTATGCCGAAGCGTGTGGGACCCCGGCCTCACCACGGAAATGCCGGCCTTGCGGATGTACTGGGATGCGCATAGGCCGACGACATGCTGGGTGATCGGCGTGCGAGGTGCGACGACACGGAGGAAGATATGCCGGTCGGAGGTCTCGGGGCGTCCGTTCCGAAGATAGTCGAGGATGGCTTCCCCGACGATCGGCGAGAGGGGGTAAGCCGTGGAGTGACCGGCCTTGCGGTCCGGTACCCGAAGACGCTCGCGCTTCCAGTCGATATGGTCCAAGGTAAGATGCGCCACCTCCCCGCCCCGCAGGCCGTACGTCACGAGCAGGAGAAGCATGGCGTAATCCCGTCGGCCCTTGGCGGTGCGGCGGTCGACCGCCTCCAACATCCGGCGCACCTCGTCCCAGGAGATGGACCGGGGAATGCCGGAGAGGCGGTACTTCTGCGGCCCTTCGACAGAGCTGCTCAAGTCGCGGGCGATCACTCTCTCCCGGTGTAGGTAGCGAAGAA
This region includes:
- a CDS encoding tyrosine-type recombinase/integrase; the protein is MLERYFLKPATIDRLRASWIAEPVERYVAWLTAEGYASRNVFRRVPIIVRFGEFARRRGAKTWRDLPEHVGPFGKFWLEEHGRNYPTARQQQWAEDEARNPVQQMLRLILPEYRGIGRRPRVQDPFTAQAPGFFRYLREERGLKPAAIYHYAHYLRAFEGYLGSIGLKNLQDLYPAVLGGYVTQMHARGRCTGKSTLATLCSTLRVFLRYLHRERVIARDLSSSVEGPQKYRLSGIPRSISWDEVRRMLEAVDRRTAKGRRDYAMLLLLVTYGLRGGEVAHLTLDHIDWKRERLRVPDRKAGHSTAYPLSPIVGEAILDYLRNGRPETSDRHIFLRVVAPRTPITQHVVGLCASQYIRKAGISVVRPGSHTLRHTCVQRLVDAHFSLKTIGDYVGHRSPDSTEIYTKLDVESLREVALGPGEEIS
- a CDS encoding tyrosine-type recombinase/integrase, encoding MKRRWTDFKSPLADTIKAFLAHKRALGRRFWTEEAALRLFDRYLVNQGIATIDAITPAVVEAFLATRRRTRPRSYNHLLGVTRRLFGWMIAQGTLSRNPVQTRPRRATSYRTPFLFDVPAAKRLLEAAERLPDNPRGVGRGRVYPMIFALLFGLGLRVGEVACLCRSDVDLSRRLLIIRHTKFSKSRLVPMGPRLAERLSEYLDQFEADRGPLAPDAPVFSFTANRHVNPMTISQVFHGLATSLAFAPPQGVAPPRLHDLRHSFAVATLLRWYRSGINPADRLIHLSTFLGHVEPSSTAVYLTITAELLSEASDRFERFAAPVLFGGGL